In a genomic window of Nocardia fluminea:
- the fdxA gene encoding ferredoxin — protein sequence MPYIIAEPCVDVKDKACIEECPVDCIYEGGRMLYIQPDECVDCGACEPVCPVEAIFYEDDTPDQWSGYINANVDFFNELGSPGGATKVGVVDFDPAFIKALPPMAEE from the coding sequence GTGCCGTACATCATCGCTGAACCGTGCGTTGACGTGAAGGACAAGGCGTGCATCGAGGAATGCCCCGTGGATTGCATCTACGAGGGTGGCCGCATGCTCTACATCCAACCCGACGAGTGCGTGGACTGTGGTGCGTGTGAGCCGGTCTGCCCCGTGGAGGCGATCTTCTACGAGGACGACACTCCGGATCAGTGGAGCGGTTACATCAACGCCAACGTCGACTTCTTCAACGAGCTGGGATCCCCCGGCGGCGCGACCAAGGTCGGTGTGGTCGATTTCGACCCCGCCTTCATCAAGGCGCTGCCCCCGATGGCCGAAGAGTGA
- a CDS encoding PH domain-containing protein — MSLPRSTILAEPAWRPSAKAKLLWALENAIGVAVLFVVLWVWLVLDGDRRGWQLVAGLALVVFAVVAVVVIPVWRYAVHRWEVTDEAVYTRVGWLDQESRVAPISRVQTVDTERGPLERILGLATVTVTTASSAGAVKISALDLAVAEEAVLRLTAIAAQHRGDAT; from the coding sequence ATGTCACTGCCGCGTTCCACCATCCTGGCCGAACCGGCCTGGCGTCCGAGTGCCAAGGCCAAGCTGCTGTGGGCGCTGGAGAACGCGATCGGGGTGGCCGTGTTGTTCGTCGTCCTGTGGGTGTGGCTGGTGCTCGACGGGGACCGTCGTGGCTGGCAACTGGTCGCGGGGCTCGCGCTCGTGGTGTTCGCGGTGGTCGCTGTCGTGGTGATCCCGGTGTGGCGGTACGCGGTGCATCGGTGGGAGGTCACCGACGAGGCCGTGTACACCCGGGTGGGATGGCTGGATCAGGAATCACGGGTCGCGCCGATCTCGCGGGTGCAGACCGTGGACACCGAGCGTGGGCCGCTGGAACGGATCCTGGGGCTGGCGACGGTCACGGTGACCACCGCGTCGTCGGCGGGGGCGGTGAAGATCAGCGCGCTCGACCTGGCGGTGGCCGAGGAGGCGGTGCTGCGGCTGACCGCGATCGCCGCACAGCACCGCGGGGACGCGACGTGA
- the dapC gene encoding succinyldiaminopimelate transaminase, whose amino-acid sequence MSGLLPDFPWDTIAAVKQKAAAHSGGLVDLSVGTPVDAVDPLIRAALGSVAAVPGYPTTHGTPELRSAAVAALARRFGVTGVDPAAVLPVLGTKELIAGLPRLLGVGSGELVVIPEIAYPTYEVGALLAGAKPWRADGLTQIGPQNPALIFVNSPSNPTGKVLPVEHLRKVVAFARERGAIVASDECYLGLTWEGEAVSILDPRVCDGDHTGLLAIHSLSKTSNLASYRAGFLAGDPELVAELLEVRKHSGMIMPFPVQAAMTAALSDDVHEAEQRERYRARREILRNALLRAGFRIDFSEAGLYLWATRGEPCRVTLDWLAERGILAAPGDFYGPRSPEHVRIALTATDERIAEAAARLS is encoded by the coding sequence GTGAGCGGCCTGCTGCCCGACTTTCCCTGGGACACCATCGCCGCGGTCAAACAGAAGGCGGCCGCCCACTCGGGTGGCCTCGTCGACCTGTCCGTGGGTACGCCGGTGGACGCGGTGGATCCGCTGATCCGCGCGGCCCTCGGCTCGGTGGCGGCTGTTCCCGGCTATCCGACCACGCACGGCACCCCTGAACTGCGTTCCGCCGCTGTCGCCGCGTTGGCGCGCCGCTTCGGCGTCACCGGCGTCGACCCGGCGGCGGTGCTGCCGGTGCTCGGCACGAAGGAGCTCATCGCCGGGCTGCCGCGACTGCTCGGCGTCGGCTCCGGCGAACTGGTGGTGATTCCCGAGATCGCCTACCCGACTTACGAGGTCGGCGCGCTGCTGGCGGGCGCGAAGCCGTGGCGCGCGGACGGTCTCACCCAGATCGGGCCGCAGAACCCGGCGCTGATCTTCGTGAACTCGCCCTCGAACCCCACCGGCAAGGTCCTGCCCGTCGAGCATCTGCGCAAGGTGGTGGCCTTCGCGCGCGAGCGCGGCGCGATCGTCGCCTCCGACGAGTGCTACCTGGGCCTGACCTGGGAGGGCGAGGCCGTGTCGATCCTCGACCCCCGCGTCTGCGACGGCGACCACACCGGCCTGCTGGCCATCCACTCGCTGTCGAAGACCTCGAACCTGGCCAGTTACCGCGCCGGTTTCCTCGCCGGTGACCCGGAACTGGTGGCCGAACTGCTGGAGGTGCGCAAGCACTCCGGCATGATCATGCCGTTCCCGGTCCAGGCCGCGATGACCGCCGCGCTCAGCGACGACGTGCACGAGGCCGAGCAGCGCGAGCGGTACCGCGCCCGCCGCGAGATCCTGCGAAATGCTTTGCTGCGGGCGGGTTTCCGCATCGACTTCTCCGAAGCCGGGCTGTACCTGTGGGCCACCCGCGGCGAACCCTGCCGCGTGACCCTCGACTGGCTCGCCGAACGCGGAATCCTCGCCGCACCAGGCGATTTCTACGGCCCCCGTTCGCCCGAACACGTGCGTATCGCGCTGACCGCCACCGACGAGCGCATCGCCGAAGCGGCCGCCCGCCTGTCCTGA
- a CDS encoding ABC transporter family substrate-binding protein, whose translation MVLVMIASTAVVAGCTANPPPPIESSDSPKTTQAKPGKNTVVVAIDDIGIGFNPHLRSDQSPVTSAVSSMVLPSPFRAAPSPVHPGLVDWVPDTSLIVSAEVTAQEPFTITYILRDQANWSDGAPIAAEDFRFLWQQMISQPGVVDPAGYRLVSDVASSAGGKTVTVTMAQPYPAWRELFSNLLPSHLVKDSPGGFTSGLVDKIPVSGGNFTIKSVDRGRDEILLERNDRFWGTPASPDQIQFRRGGTPSQLAESLRTGDAQMALVHGGVATQAQLAAIPSVRTTIMPQARELQLALNGRSGDLADGRVRKAVLALLDPALLATVGAQTGGWVEPARAQVLSPSSPGYVPTAPPRMTAEEAFALLAEAGYGRAPETTSPASPTSPAPRPRSVARNGKGLSVRIGAVTEDASALAVANTAADQLRSAGIDATVRGLAADELYGKQLTESAIDAIVGWELAGGDPATALASRYGCPPVEPAGAEGPALAAAEAYRKAPSNIGGVCDPTLQPSIDEALRGFEVPRILAEAEPRLWDLATVLPIVQDNVVAAAGPRVDGVSLSGAIQVGIFGDTAQWRRIP comes from the coding sequence ATGGTGCTGGTGATGATTGCCTCGACGGCGGTCGTGGCCGGTTGCACGGCGAATCCGCCACCGCCCATCGAGTCCTCTGATTCGCCGAAGACCACCCAGGCCAAGCCAGGCAAGAACACCGTCGTCGTCGCGATCGACGACATCGGGATCGGGTTCAACCCGCATCTGCGCTCGGATCAGTCGCCGGTGACCAGCGCGGTGAGTTCGATGGTGCTGCCGAGCCCGTTCCGTGCCGCGCCGAGTCCCGTGCATCCCGGTCTGGTCGATTGGGTGCCCGACACCTCGCTGATCGTGTCGGCCGAGGTGACGGCCCAGGAGCCCTTCACCATCACCTACATCCTGCGCGATCAGGCCAATTGGTCCGATGGCGCCCCGATCGCCGCCGAGGACTTCCGGTTCCTGTGGCAGCAGATGATCAGCCAGCCCGGCGTGGTGGATCCGGCCGGATACCGTCTGGTCTCGGATGTGGCGTCCTCGGCGGGCGGCAAAACGGTCACCGTCACGATGGCCCAGCCCTACCCCGCCTGGCGTGAACTGTTCTCGAACCTGCTGCCCTCGCACCTGGTGAAGGATTCGCCGGGCGGATTCACCAGCGGACTCGTCGACAAGATCCCGGTCTCCGGCGGCAATTTCACCATCAAATCGGTCGATCGCGGACGCGACGAGATCCTGCTCGAACGCAACGACCGCTTCTGGGGTACGCCCGCGTCTCCGGATCAGATCCAATTCCGTCGTGGTGGCACCCCCTCGCAGCTGGCCGAATCGCTGCGCACCGGTGACGCGCAGATGGCGCTCGTGCACGGGGGTGTGGCCACCCAGGCGCAACTGGCCGCGATCCCGTCGGTGCGGACCACGATCATGCCGCAGGCCCGCGAACTGCAACTCGCGCTCAACGGCCGGTCCGGTGACCTCGCCGACGGCCGGGTCCGCAAGGCGGTGCTCGCGCTGCTCGACCCCGCGCTGTTGGCGACGGTCGGCGCCCAGACCGGCGGCTGGGTGGAACCAGCTCGCGCCCAGGTGCTTTCGCCGTCGAGCCCGGGCTATGTGCCCACCGCGCCGCCGCGGATGACCGCCGAGGAGGCGTTCGCGCTGCTGGCCGAGGCCGGTTACGGCCGTGCGCCGGAGACGACCTCGCCCGCCTCGCCCACCTCGCCCGCGCCGCGGCCGCGCTCGGTGGCGCGCAACGGCAAGGGGTTGTCGGTGCGGATCGGCGCCGTCACCGAGGACGCGTCGGCGCTGGCCGTCGCCAATACCGCCGCCGACCAATTGCGCAGTGCCGGCATCGATGCCACCGTTCGCGGCCTGGCCGCCGACGAGCTGTACGGCAAGCAACTCACCGAGTCCGCGATCGACGCCATCGTCGGCTGGGAGCTCGCGGGCGGCGATCCCGCCACCGCGCTCGCCTCGCGCTACGGCTGTCCGCCCGTCGAACCGGCCGGGGCCGAGGGGCCCGCGCTGGCCGCGGCGGAGGCGTATCGCAAGGCGCCCAGCAACATCGGCGGGGTGTGCGATCCGACCCTGCAACCGTCGATCGACGAAGCCCTGCGGGGGTTCGAGGTGCCGCGGATCCTGGCCGAAGCCGAGCCAAGGCTGTGGGATCTGGCGACCGTGTTGCCGATCGTGCAGGACAACGTCGTCGCGGCGGCCGGTCCGCGCGTCGACGGTGTGTCGCTGTCGGGGGCCATCCAGGTCGGCATCTTCGGTGATACAGCACAGTGGCGGAGGATCCCGTGA
- a CDS encoding bifunctional FO biosynthesis protein CofGH, which yields MIDGVSDLPKPSVPMPPPSPAAMRRALRRARDGVTLNVDEATVLLHATGDDLVDLCASAARVRDAGLESAGRPRTISYSRNVFIPLTKLCRDKCHYCTFVTVPGKLRAEGKGMFLEPDEVLEIARQGAALGCKEALFTLGDRPEDRWPEAAQWLDERGYDSTLDYLRAVSILVLEETGLLPHLNPGVMSWNEISRLKPVAQSMGMMLETTATRLFTDKGECHYGSPDKDPAVRLRSITDAGRLSVPYTTGILVGIGENLTERAESIMAIRKQHREFGHIQEVIVQNFRAKDDTAMRDVPDAGVAEFLAAVAVTRLLLGPDVPVQAPPNLVSHSDCRALIDAGIDDWGGVSPVTVDHVNPERPWPNLDTLREITEAAGFTLVERTSAHPKYVRAGHPWIDPRIGAHVDALTDPATGLARPDAMPVGLPWQEPDESWDSVGRVDLNTAIDTEGRNTDSRSDSGLGQEVVGAFGDWETIREHARDLAVVAPERLDSEVLDALRAAEKDPARLSDDQYLALATADGANMEAVAALADSLRREVSGDEVTYVVNRNINFTNICYTGCRFCAFAQRKGDADAFTLSTDEVADRAWEAHVDGATEICMQGGIDPELPVTGYADLVRAIKARVPSMHVHAFSPMEIVNGASRGGQSIHDWLSALKEAGLGSIPGTAAEILDDEVRWVLTKGKLPTSAWIEVVTTAHKLGIPSSSTMMYGHVDNPKHWVGHLRVLRGIQDETGGFTEFVPLPFVHQSAPLYLAGAARPGPTNRDNRAVHALARIMLHGRIHNIQTSWVKLGTLGTRAMLTGGANDLGGTLMEETISRMAGSQHGSAKTVAELTEIAAGIDRPVRERTTTYGVVEAKPAPLPLAIG from the coding sequence ATGATCGACGGGGTGAGCGACCTTCCGAAGCCGAGCGTTCCGATGCCGCCGCCGAGTCCCGCCGCGATGCGCCGGGCCCTGCGCCGAGCCCGCGACGGCGTCACGTTGAACGTCGACGAGGCCACCGTCCTGCTGCACGCGACCGGCGACGACCTCGTCGACCTGTGTGCCAGCGCCGCCAGAGTCCGGGACGCGGGACTGGAGTCGGCGGGCCGCCCACGCACGATCAGCTATTCGCGCAATGTGTTCATCCCGCTCACCAAGCTGTGCCGGGACAAGTGCCACTACTGCACGTTCGTCACCGTGCCGGGCAAGTTGCGCGCCGAGGGCAAGGGCATGTTCCTCGAACCCGACGAGGTGCTCGAGATCGCCCGGCAGGGCGCCGCGCTGGGGTGCAAGGAAGCGCTGTTCACCCTCGGTGATCGGCCGGAGGACCGCTGGCCGGAGGCCGCGCAGTGGCTCGACGAGCGCGGCTACGACTCCACCCTCGACTATCTGCGCGCCGTCTCCATCCTCGTGCTCGAGGAGACCGGTCTGCTGCCGCACCTGAATCCCGGCGTGATGAGCTGGAACGAGATCTCGCGCCTCAAGCCCGTCGCCCAGTCCATGGGCATGATGCTCGAAACCACCGCCACCAGGCTGTTCACCGACAAGGGCGAGTGCCACTACGGCAGTCCCGACAAGGATCCCGCCGTCCGGCTGCGCTCGATCACCGACGCGGGCAGGCTCTCGGTGCCCTACACCACCGGCATCCTGGTCGGCATCGGGGAGAATCTCACCGAGCGGGCCGAGTCGATCATGGCGATTCGCAAGCAGCACAGGGAGTTCGGCCACATCCAGGAAGTGATCGTGCAGAACTTCCGTGCCAAGGACGACACCGCCATGCGCGATGTTCCCGACGCGGGCGTCGCGGAGTTCCTGGCAGCCGTCGCGGTGACGAGACTGCTGCTCGGACCCGATGTTCCGGTGCAGGCCCCGCCGAACCTGGTGTCGCACAGCGATTGCCGGGCGCTGATCGACGCCGGCATCGACGACTGGGGTGGGGTGTCGCCGGTGACGGTCGACCACGTCAACCCCGAACGCCCGTGGCCGAACCTCGACACCCTGCGCGAGATCACCGAGGCGGCGGGGTTCACCCTCGTCGAGCGCACCTCCGCGCACCCCAAGTACGTGCGCGCGGGACACCCGTGGATCGACCCGCGCATCGGCGCGCACGTCGACGCGCTCACCGACCCCGCGACGGGTCTGGCCAGGCCCGATGCCATGCCGGTCGGCCTGCCGTGGCAGGAACCCGACGAGTCGTGGGATTCGGTCGGTCGCGTCGATCTGAACACCGCCATCGACACCGAGGGCCGCAACACCGACAGCCGCAGTGACTCCGGGCTCGGCCAGGAGGTGGTCGGCGCGTTCGGCGACTGGGAGACCATTCGCGAACACGCCCGCGACCTGGCCGTCGTCGCGCCCGAGCGTCTCGATTCCGAGGTGCTCGACGCCCTGCGCGCTGCCGAGAAGGACCCGGCGAGACTCAGCGACGATCAGTACCTGGCCCTGGCCACCGCCGACGGTGCGAACATGGAAGCCGTTGCCGCGCTGGCCGACTCGCTGCGCCGCGAGGTCTCCGGCGACGAGGTCACCTACGTGGTGAACCGCAATATCAACTTCACCAATATCTGCTACACCGGTTGCCGCTTCTGTGCTTTCGCCCAGCGCAAGGGCGACGCGGACGCGTTCACCCTCAGCACCGACGAGGTCGCCGATCGCGCGTGGGAAGCCCACGTCGACGGCGCCACCGAGATCTGCATGCAGGGTGGCATCGATCCCGAACTCCCCGTCACCGGGTACGCCGACCTGGTCCGCGCCATCAAGGCGCGGGTGCCGTCGATGCACGTCCACGCGTTCAGCCCGATGGAGATCGTCAACGGCGCCTCGCGTGGGGGCCAGAGCATCCACGACTGGCTGTCGGCGCTGAAGGAGGCGGGATTGGGCTCGATCCCCGGAACGGCCGCCGAAATCCTCGACGACGAGGTGCGCTGGGTGCTCACCAAGGGCAAACTCCCCACCTCGGCCTGGATCGAGGTCGTCACCACCGCGCACAAGCTGGGCATCCCGTCGAGTTCGACGATGATGTACGGACACGTGGACAACCCGAAGCACTGGGTGGGTCACCTGCGGGTGCTGCGCGGCATCCAGGACGAGACCGGCGGCTTCACCGAGTTCGTCCCGCTGCCGTTCGTCCACCAGAGCGCGCCGCTCTATCTCGCGGGCGCGGCGCGGCCCGGCCCCACCAACCGCGACAACCGCGCGGTCCACGCGCTGGCCCGGATCATGTTGCACGGCCGCATCCACAACATCCAGACCAGCTGGGTGAAATTGGGTACCCTCGGAACCCGGGCCATGCTCACCGGCGGCGCCAACGATCTCGGCGGCACCTTGATGGAGGAGACCATCTCCCGGATGGCCGGTTCCCAGCACGGCTCCGCGAAAACCGTCGCCGAGCTCACCGAGATCGCGGCCGGAATCGACCGCCCGGTCCGCGAACGCACCACCACCTACGGAGTGGTGGAGGCCAAACCGGCACCGTTGCCGTTGGCTATCGGCTGA
- the mshB gene encoding N-acetyl-1-D-myo-inositol-2-amino-2-deoxy-alpha-D-glucopyranoside deacetylase: MTDTGGLLLVHAHPDDETLTTGGTIAHYRRRGVPVTVVTCTLGEEGEVIGERWSRLIAAEADQLGGYRIGELTAALAALDAGEPWFLGGPGRWRDSGMAGTPSAANPRAFVNSGDAAVDALVAVILELRPRVVVTYDPRGGYGHPDHIRAHEITTAAVAAAAEQGWDVPKFYWTVTDGDLLRQHTAALARRTVDELPGALPAGWRLPAEAELAAMSTSGVTTVVDVSDAVSAKRAAMRAHATQVTVAPSGREFALSNNIALPVLPEEHFTLVRGTRGQVGADGFEHDLFAGLD; encoded by the coding sequence GTGACCGATACCGGCGGCCTGCTCCTGGTGCACGCGCATCCCGACGACGAAACCCTCACTACGGGCGGCACTATCGCGCACTACCGCCGCCGTGGTGTCCCGGTGACCGTGGTGACCTGCACGCTCGGCGAGGAAGGTGAGGTCATCGGCGAACGGTGGTCACGCCTGATCGCCGCCGAAGCCGACCAGCTCGGCGGCTACCGTATCGGCGAACTCACCGCCGCGCTGGCGGCCCTCGACGCGGGCGAACCGTGGTTCCTCGGCGGTCCCGGCCGGTGGCGCGATTCCGGCATGGCGGGCACGCCGTCGGCGGCGAACCCCCGTGCCTTCGTGAATTCCGGTGATGCCGCCGTCGACGCGCTCGTCGCGGTGATCCTCGAACTGCGGCCCCGGGTCGTCGTCACCTACGACCCGCGCGGCGGCTACGGCCATCCCGACCACATCCGCGCGCACGAGATCACCACCGCGGCGGTCGCGGCCGCCGCGGAGCAGGGGTGGGACGTTCCCAAGTTCTACTGGACCGTCACCGACGGCGATCTGCTGCGCCAACACACCGCCGCGCTGGCCCGCCGGACCGTCGACGAACTGCCCGGCGCGCTACCCGCGGGCTGGCGGCTGCCGGCCGAGGCCGAACTGGCCGCCATGTCGACGAGCGGGGTGACCACCGTGGTCGACGTCTCCGACGCGGTCTCGGCCAAGCGTGCCGCCATGCGCGCACACGCCACCCAGGTCACCGTCGCGCCGAGTGGCCGGGAGTTCGCTCTGTCGAACAACATCGCGTTGCCGGTGCTGCCCGAGGAACACTTCACGCTGGTGCGCGGCACGCGCGGCCAGGTGGGCGCCGACGGATTCGAGCACGACCTGTTCGCCGGTCTCGACTGA
- a CDS encoding serine/threonine-protein kinase, whose product MHGVEFGVGTVFAGYRIDRLLGRGGMGTVYLAAHPRLPRRVALKLLDRELYSDDEVRGRFEREADVSAHLDHPGIVSVLDRGVEDGLMWISMQYVDGRDASAFRGEPLAPARAVGIIAQTAEALDYAHDRGVLHRDVKPANILLGPSRSGDRVLLTDFGIARLRGDARQLTRTGAFLATLAYASPEQLSGAPVDHRSDQYSLGCTLFTLLTGESPYPADNPGAVVAAHLTKPVPRASAMVRDLPSGIDAVIARAMAKEPDERFDSCEEFARAATAALVDAGSASHGRAGSPTIGEAARVASRSVDSAEASFGREHLPANPGESSLNPTLVSAPAYAVPRPAAVHGGGRDEVAIPRPGYAPGGARGAGQHAVSGEPSGRPPQRAVSSRWRALAVSLIVLALVTGVGVVGLGAVYWKFVRPNRVPPPPTWGAHNSVASGFTGLIPPGPTGRGWREANCSATPSLVVLPGDPAPLRQISCTDSDGLIAWYTEYPDAAAVDAYLLRHTTEDLTRELDDTSLAAYRPRDPAAPFTLAARERGNVLSANSVVEVSWPGHSFEETRDHWWQQAPF is encoded by the coding sequence ATGCACGGGGTGGAGTTCGGCGTCGGCACGGTCTTCGCGGGGTATCGGATCGACCGGCTGCTCGGCCGGGGCGGAATGGGCACCGTGTATCTCGCGGCGCATCCGCGCCTGCCGCGGCGGGTGGCGCTGAAACTGCTCGATCGCGAACTGTATTCCGACGACGAGGTGCGCGGCCGGTTCGAGCGCGAGGCCGATGTGTCCGCCCATCTCGATCATCCCGGCATCGTGTCGGTGCTCGACCGTGGCGTCGAGGACGGCCTGATGTGGATCTCCATGCAATACGTCGACGGTCGCGACGCCTCGGCGTTCCGGGGGGAGCCGCTGGCCCCGGCGCGGGCGGTCGGCATCATCGCCCAGACCGCCGAAGCCCTCGACTATGCCCACGATCGCGGTGTGCTGCACCGAGATGTGAAACCCGCCAATATCTTGCTGGGCCCCAGCCGTTCCGGCGACCGCGTGCTGCTCACCGACTTCGGCATCGCCCGGCTCCGCGGCGATGCCCGCCAGCTCACCCGCACCGGCGCTTTCCTCGCGACCCTGGCCTACGCTTCCCCGGAACAACTCTCGGGTGCGCCGGTCGATCACCGCTCCGATCAGTACTCGCTCGGCTGCACCTTGTTCACGCTGCTCACCGGCGAAAGCCCTTATCCCGCTGACAATCCCGGCGCGGTTGTCGCCGCCCACCTGACCAAACCGGTACCGCGCGCGTCCGCGATGGTTCGCGACCTGCCGTCCGGAATCGACGCGGTCATCGCCAGGGCGATGGCGAAGGAGCCGGACGAAAGATTCGACAGCTGTGAGGAATTCGCGCGTGCGGCGACGGCAGCCTTGGTCGACGCAGGTTCCGCGTCGCACGGCCGAGCAGGTTCCCCGACTATCGGGGAAGCCGCCCGGGTAGCGAGTAGGTCGGTTGATTCGGCGGAGGCGTCTTTCGGCCGTGAGCACCTGCCGGCGAATCCCGGCGAGAGTTCGCTGAACCCGACCTTGGTGAGTGCGCCGGCGTACGCCGTTCCCCGGCCTGCCGCAGTGCACGGTGGTGGAAGGGACGAGGTAGCGATTCCGCGTCCCGGGTATGCACCAGGGGGTGCTCGTGGGGCCGGGCAGCACGCTGTCTCGGGCGAACCGTCCGGGCGACCACCCCAGCGGGCGGTTTCGTCGCGGTGGCGGGCACTGGCGGTGAGTCTGATCGTCCTCGCGCTGGTAACCGGGGTCGGCGTCGTCGGCCTCGGCGCGGTCTACTGGAAGTTCGTGCGGCCCAATCGAGTTCCACCGCCGCCTACCTGGGGCGCACATAATTCGGTGGCATCGGGGTTCACCGGCTTGATCCCGCCGGGGCCCACCGGGCGCGGCTGGCGCGAGGCGAATTGCTCGGCGACACCGTCATTGGTCGTGCTGCCGGGTGACCCGGCGCCGTTGCGGCAGATCAGCTGCACCGATTCCGACGGACTCATCGCCTGGTACACCGAGTACCCCGATGCCGCCGCTGTCGATGCCTATCTCCTGCGGCACACCACCGAGGACCTCACCCGCGAACTGGACGACACGAGCCTCGCCGCCTACCGGCCACGCGACCCCGCCGCCCCGTTCACTCTCGCGGCCAGGGAGCGCGGCAATGTGCTCAGCGCGAACTCGGTGGTGGAGGTGTCGTGGCCGGGCCACTCCTTCGAGGAGACCCGCGACCACTGGTGGCAGCAAGCACCCTTCTGA
- a CDS encoding PH domain-containing protein — MLLVYPVNEIMKYIPVLLGSIIVGTTSGNPLWSLVPVALVAAFGIARWFTTSYRIDADHVQLRSGIVARRTLSVPRPRIRSVDVEADLLHRILGLAVLAIGTGKQTDKGEEFKLDALDTSQIPALRAELLSHTGQYAPGPVDEAAPPHVSRPDALAESGVEIGHWRAGWVRYAPLSLTGLAVVAPIAGLGAQYGVIDVLSKSAVVQHLDDDTAAIVAITVAGLTILTLALVNLAACAQYLATWFGLRVLDNGTTLHLRHGLFTTRQITLDLARFRGATLNEPLLLRAARAAQLEMIMTGENPRQKILPQAPRVAVERTLDELLRSRRSPHADASSAPSSAAPAPAPAWDSAAAQPITGSALGTVDLREHGPAARRRRYTRAAWPVGIVVVAMVGFALAGGDPPPWTWTFPVVFAVVMALIAEDRYRGLGHRVLPGTTGPTWLITRRGSLDRNRDCLEAPGIIGWTVRQTFWQRRAGLATVVAATAAGKKSYLVVDIPIDQAAALIEEVTPGGLGRR; from the coding sequence ATGCTGCTGGTGTATCCGGTCAACGAGATCATGAAATACATTCCGGTGCTGCTCGGCTCGATCATCGTCGGCACGACCAGCGGCAACCCGCTGTGGAGTCTCGTCCCGGTGGCGCTGGTGGCGGCGTTCGGCATCGCGCGCTGGTTCACGACGTCGTATCGGATCGACGCCGATCACGTGCAACTGCGCAGTGGGATCGTGGCGCGGCGGACACTGTCGGTGCCGCGGCCGCGCATCCGGTCGGTGGATGTGGAAGCCGATCTGCTGCACCGGATCCTGGGGCTGGCGGTGCTGGCGATCGGCACCGGGAAGCAGACCGACAAGGGCGAGGAGTTCAAGCTCGACGCGCTCGACACGAGTCAGATCCCGGCATTGCGGGCCGAATTGCTCTCGCACACCGGGCAATACGCGCCCGGGCCGGTCGACGAGGCGGCGCCACCTCATGTTTCGCGCCCTGACGCGCTCGCCGAATCCGGCGTGGAGATCGGGCACTGGCGGGCGGGGTGGGTGCGCTACGCGCCACTGTCGCTGACCGGGCTGGCTGTGGTGGCACCGATCGCGGGGCTCGGCGCGCAGTACGGGGTGATCGACGTGCTGTCGAAAAGCGCTGTCGTGCAACACCTCGACGACGACACCGCGGCGATCGTCGCGATCACCGTCGCCGGGCTCACCATCCTGACGCTGGCGCTGGTGAACCTCGCCGCGTGCGCCCAGTACCTCGCCACCTGGTTCGGCCTGCGCGTGCTCGACAACGGCACCACGCTGCACCTGCGCCACGGACTGTTCACCACCCGCCAGATCACCCTGGACCTGGCCCGCTTCCGTGGCGCCACCCTCAACGAGCCGCTCCTGCTGCGCGCCGCCCGCGCCGCCCAGCTGGAAATGATCATGACCGGCGAGAACCCTCGCCAGAAGATCCTTCCCCAGGCGCCCCGCGTCGCCGTCGAACGCACCCTCGACGAATTACTCCGCAGCCGCCGCAGCCCGCACGCAGATGCGTCGTCGGCACCGAGTTCGGCGGCACCGGCACCGGCACCGGCTTGGGATTCGGCAGCGGCACAACCGATCACCGGCTCTGCCCTTGGCACCGTCGACCTGCGCGAACACGGTCCCGCCGCGCGCCGTCGCCGCTACACCCGTGCCGCGTGGCCGGTCGGCATCGTTGTCGTCGCCATGGTGGGCTTCGCGCTCGCCGGTGGTGACCCACCACCGTGGACCTGGACCTTCCCGGTGGTCTTCGCCGTCGTCATGGCCCTGATCGCCGAGGACCGCTACCGCGGCCTCGGTCACCGGGTGCTCCCCGGCACCACCGGCCCGACCTGGCTGATCACCCGGCGCGGCAGCCTCGATCGCAATCGGGACTGCCTGGAAGCTCCCGGCATCATCGGATGGACTGTGCGACAGACCTTCTGGCAGCGTCGCGCCGGACTCGCCACGGTCGTCGCGGCCACCGCCGCGGGCAAGAAGTCCTACCTGGTGGTCGACATCCCGATCGATCAAGCCGCCGCCCTGATCGAGGAAGTGACCCCGGGCGGACTCGGCAGACGCTGA
- a CDS encoding DUF1622 domain-containing protein — MQFTEVIETAGKVLDAAGVAAIVVGTFVGTVRFLRQLARREEFEPAYSTYRRGLGRAILLGLEFLVAADIIRTVAIAPTFTSVGVLALIVLVRTFLSYSLELELTGRWPWQKTNATG; from the coding sequence GTGCAGTTCACCGAGGTTATCGAGACCGCGGGCAAGGTGCTGGACGCGGCGGGGGTCGCCGCCATCGTCGTCGGCACGTTCGTCGGCACGGTCCGCTTCCTGCGGCAGCTGGCCCGGCGCGAGGAGTTCGAGCCCGCCTACAGCACCTACCGGCGCGGACTCGGCCGGGCGATCCTGCTCGGCCTGGAATTCCTGGTCGCGGCCGACATCATCCGCACCGTCGCCATCGCACCGACCTTCACCAGTGTGGGCGTGCTGGCCCTGATCGTGCTGGTGCGAACATTCCTGAGCTACTCGCTCGAACTCGAACTGACCGGGCGGTGGCCGTGGCAGAAGACGAACGCTACCGGCTGA